One genomic window of Ziziphus jujuba cultivar Dongzao chromosome 4, ASM3175591v1 includes the following:
- the LOC107433882 gene encoding putative pentatricopeptide repeat-containing protein At5g09950 codes for MFRLLLTPTHRRVPSKRNPAAFSTSSASQPFLPPKHTLVVKQPQNPPDPTPQSPSLLYFPNLADIYNSSQLPCLSSSPSSPLFKRFDSETYEFLATRFRDSRILNEAQELHLRILKNGFGGDMFLCNTLINVYVRIGDLVSAGKLFDEMPDRNSVTWACLISGYAQNGMPNKAFLHFKQMVCAGFLPNHYAFGSALRSCQDSGQFGLKLGLQIHGLISKSQYASDVVVSNVLISMYGSCLGSIDDARRVFDEIKIRNSVSWNSIISVYSQRGDAVSAFELFSDMQKEGVEFTLKPTEFTYGSLITAACCLSNSSFSLLEQMLSRVERSGFLQDLYVGSALVSGFARSGSIDNAKKIFEQMSERNSVSMNGLMVGLVRQKQGEEAAEVFTKMKDLVGKNIDSYVILLSSFAEFSVLEEGKRKGQEVHAYVTRTCLVDMKVAIGNGLVNMYAKCGAIGDSCSVFRTMIDKDLVTWNSMIAGLDQNGYFEDAVMRFCEMKRSGMVPSNFTLISALSSCSSLGWILLGQQVHCEALKSGLDLDVSVSNSLLALYAETGYLNECQKVFFLMPEYDQVSWNSIIGALAGADAFVLEAVKYFMGMMQSGLTLNKVTFINILAAVSSLSNWKLGQQIHTLVLKHHVVDDCTIENALIAFYGKCGEMNNCEKIFSRMSERRDEVSWNSMISGYIHNELLPKAMDMVWYMMQRGQRLDCFTFATVLSACASVATLERGMEVHACSVRACLESDVVVGSALVDMYSKCGRVDYASRFFELMPLRNFYSWNSMISGYARHGQGGEALKLFEQMKLHGQPPDHVTFVGVLSACSHVGLVHRGFEHFKSMIDVYGLGPRMEHYSCMVDLLGRAGELSKIEDFINKMPMEPNVLIWRTVLGACCRANGCNTDLGRRAAEMLLELEPQNAVNYVLLSNMYASGGKWEDVAKARTAMRKAAVKKEAGCSWVTMKDGVHVFVAGDKSHPENELIYNKLKELNRKMKDAGYVPETKFALYDLDVENKEELLSYHSEKLAVAFVLTRRSELPIRIMKNLRICGDCHSAFKYISKIVGRQIVLRDSNRFHHFEDGKCSCGDYW; via the coding sequence ACACACTCTCGTCGTCAAACAACCTCAAAACCCGCCTGACCCAACTCCACAATCTCCTTCTCTACTCTACTTTCCCAACTTAGCTGATATCTACAACTCATCTCAACTTCCTTGCCTCAGTTCCTCACCTTCCTCTCCGCTTTTTAAGCGTTTCGACTCTGAAACCTATGAATTTCTTGCTACTCGATTCCGGGATTCTCGTATCTTGAATGAGGCTCAGGAACTTCATTTGCGAATCCTTAAAAATGGGTTTGGTGGTGATATGTTTTTGTGCAATACCCTTATCAATGTTTATGTTAGAATTGGAGATTTGGTTTCAGCGGGTAAGTTGTTCGATGAAATGCCTGACAGGAACTCGGTTACGTGGGCTTGTTTGATTTCGGGGTATGCCCAGAATGGTATGCCAAACAAGGCGTTTTTGCATTTCAAACAGATGGTTTGTGCCGGTTTTTTGCCAAATCATTACGCTTTTGGTAGTGCTCTTCGATCTTGCCAGGATTCTGGGCAATTTGGACTTAAGCTGGGTTTGCAGATTCATGGGTTAATCTCCAAATCACAGTATGCTTCTGACGTTGTAGTTAGTAATGTGCTGATATCAATGTATGGGAGTTGTTTGGGCTCTATTGATGATGCACGAAGGGTTTTTGATGAGATAAAAATCAGAAATTCAGTTTCATGGAATTCTATAATTTCAGTTTACTCCCAAAGAGGAGATGCAGTTTCTGCCTTTGAGCTCTTCTCAGACATGCAAAAGGAGGGTGTTGAGTTCACTTTGAAACCCACTGAATTCACCTATGGTAGCTTAATTACTGCTGCATGTTGTTTGTCAAATTCTAGTTTCAGTTTGCTTGAGCAGATGCTGTCCAGAGTCGAGAGATCTGGATTCCTACAGGACCTGTACGTTGGTAGTGCTTTGGTAAGTGGCTTTGCAAGGTCTGGTTCAATTGACAATGCTAAGAAGATTTTTGAACAGATGAGTGAGAGGAACTCAGTATCCATGAACGGATTGATGGTTGGATTGGTGAGACAGAAGCAGGGAGAAGAAGCAGCTGAAGTTTTCACCAAGATGAAGGACttggttggaaaaaatattGATTCTTATGTGATTCTCTTGAGTTCTTTTGCTGAATTTTCTGTTTtagaggaaggaaaaagaaagggtCAAGAGGTACATGCATATGTAACCCGGACTTGCTTAGTAGATATGAAGGTTGCAATTGGAAATGGGCTTGTTAATATGTATGCTAAATGCGGTGCTATTGGTGATTCTTGCTCAGTTTTCAGGACAATGATAGATAAAGATTTGGTCACTTGGAACTCCATGATTGCTGGTCTTGACCAGAATGGGTATTTTGAAGATGCAGTCATGCGTTTCTGTGAAATGAAGAGATCTGGAATGGTGCCTTCAAATTTCACATTGATTAGTGCTTTGAGTTCGTGCTCAAGTTTGGGGTGGATCTTGCTGGGGCAGCAGGTACATTGTGAAGCACTTAAATCAGGACTTGATTTGGATGTTTCAGTTTCAAATTCTCTTCTAGCATTGTATGCTGAGACAGGATATCTCAATGAATGCCagaaagttttctttttaatgccaGAATACGATCAAGTTTCATGGAATTCTATAATTGGGGCTTTAGCTGGTGCTGATGCCTTTGTTTTAGAAGCTGTAAAGTATTTCATGGGCATGATGCAGTCTGGATTGACTCTTAATAAGGTGACATTTATAAACATTCTTGCAGCAGTATCATCTCTTTCAAACTGGAAGCTTGGCCAGCAAATTCATACTCTGGTCTTAAAACATCATGTTGTGGATGACTGTACTATTGAAAATGCACTTATTGCTTTCTATGGGAAGTGTGGGGAGATGAATAACTGTGAGAAGATCTTCTCTAGAATGTCTGAGAGAAGGGATGAAGTTAGTTGGAATTCCATGATTTCTGGTTACATACACAATGAGCTCTTGCCCAAGGCCATGGATATGGTCTGGTATATGATGCAGAGGGGTCAGCGGTTGGACTGTTTTACCTTTGCTACTGTACTAAGTGCCTGTGCCTCAGTTGCAACATTAGAGCGTGGTATGGAAGTTCATGCCTGCAGTGTAAGAGCTTGTTTGGAATCTGATGTAGTAGTTGGGAGTGCACTTGTAGACATGTACTCAAAATGTGGAAGAGTTGATTATGCTTCAAGATTTTTTGAGTTGATGCCTCTGAGGAATTTTtattcttggaattccatgataTCTGGCTATGCTCGCCATGGACAAGGAGGTGAAGCTTTGAAGCTTTTCGAACAAATGAAGCTACATGGTCAGCCACCAGACCATGTCACTTTTGTGGGGGTATTATCAGCTTGTAGCCATGTGGGTTTGGTCCATAGAGGATTTGAGCATTTTAAATCCATGATCGATGTATATGGATTAGGCCCCCGGATGGAGCACTATTCATGTATGGTTGATCTTCTTGGGAGGGCAGGTGAACTTAGTAAGATAGAGGACTTTATCAATAAGATGCCAATGGAGCCTAATGTTCTCATATGGAGAACAGTTTTAGGAGCTTGCTGCCGAGCTAATGGTTGTAATACAGACCTAGGTCGGAGGGCTGCTGAAATGCTTTTGGAGTTGGAACCCCAAAATGCAGTGAACTATGTTCTTCTCTCAAACATGTATGCTTCCGGGGGAAAGTGGGAAGATGTGGCAAAAGCTAGGACAGCAATGAGGAAGGCAGCGGTGAAGAAGGAAGCTGGGTGTAGTTGGGTTACCATGAAAGATGGTGTTCATGTATTTGTGGCTGGAGACAAATCACACCCAGAGAATGAACTAATATACAATAAACTGAAAGAACTTAACAGGAAAATGAAGGATGCTGGTTATGTACCGGAAACCAAATTTGCACTGTATGATCTTGACGTGGAGAACAAGGAAGAACTGTTGAGCTATCACAGTGAGAAACTTGCGGTTGCTTTTGTGCTTACTCGAAGATCAGAGTTGCCTATCAGGATTATGAAAAATCTCCGTATTTGTGGTGATTGCCACTCTGCCTTTAAATACATATCAAAGATTGTTGGGAGGCAAATAGTACTGAGAGATTCAAACAGATTTCATCATTTTGAGGATGGCAAATGCTCATGTGGGGATTACTGGTAA
- the LOC107433868 gene encoding putative protein FAR1-RELATED SEQUENCE 10: protein MAMKPSNNIWIRRQQCPCGDWKCYIKYEGDDQVSVSSQHVKTEMIPSSSSSSEAVFTPYVGQIFKSDDDAFEYYSNFARKNGFSIRKARSTESQSLGIYRRDFVCYRSGFNQPRKKANVEHPRERKSVRCGCDAKLYLTKEIVDGVTQWYVSQFSNVHNHELLEDDQVRLLPAYRKIQEADQERILLLSKAGFPVNRIVKVLELEKGVQPGHLPFIEKDVRNFVRTCKKTVQENDALLSEKRENDTLEFLETCKAMAERDPDFIYDYTTDENEKVENIAWSYGNSVRAFTVFGDVVSFDTTYRSITYGLLLGVWFGIDSHGKAILFGCVLLQDESSHSLSWALQTFVRFMRGRHPQTILTDIDSGLRDAIVSELPNTKHVICIWHVLSKISSWFSLPLGSKYADFKAEFDMLCHLESIEDFEHQWNLLVARFGLVSDKHVALLYSYRTFWPFSYIRSYFVARMVTAEFSQSLESFFKRILGTQTCLQAFFEQVTNAANFGNQTRESMQYSHIKTCMPIEEHARTVLTPYAFHVLQHEIVLSMQYETTEMASGSHLVRHYKKMDGEYLVIWIPDDEQIHCSCKEFEHSGILCRHSLRVLLVKNYFQLPDRYFLLRWRLESSLVPFDEHNLQDSSVDYAQAFHALASNLLTESLISKERFSFVHRELSGILERVRSMPVTDEYALNLAANNVSES, encoded by the exons ATGGCGATGAAGCCATCAAATAACATTTGGATTCGTCGCCAACAGTGCCCATGTGGAGACTGGAAGTGTTACATCAAGTATGAAGGAGATGATCAGGTCTCTGTAAGCTCTCAGCATGTAAAGACTGAAATGAtaccatcatcttcatcatcatcagaaGCTGTCTTCACTCCTTATGTTGGTCAAATTTTTAAAAGCGATGATGATGCATTTGAATACTATAGCAATTTTGCTCGAAAGAATGGATTTTCAATCAGAAAGGCACGCTCAACGGAAAGCCAAAGTTTAGGTATATATAGACGAGATTTTGTTTGTTACCGGTCAGGATTTAATCAGCCAAGAAAAAAGGCTAACGTGGAGCATCCTAGGGAGCGAAAATCAGTAAGATGTGGATGTGATGCAAAGTTGTATTTGACAAAGGAAATTGTTGATGGGGTTACGCAGTGGTATGTATCACAATTTAGTAATGTCCATAATCATGAATTATTAGAAGATGACCAAGTGCGACTACTTCCTGCATACCGGAAAATACAAGAGGCTGACCAAGAACGCATTCTTTTGCTCTCAAAAGCTGGGTTTCCTGTGAATCGAATAGTAAAGGTGCTGGAGTTGGAAAAGGGTGTCCAACCTGGACACTTGCCCTTCATAGAGAAAGATGTCAGGAATTTTGTTCGAACTTGTAAGAAGACAGTTCAAGAAAATGATGCTTTACTCAGTGAGAAGAGAGAGAATGATACACTGGAATTTCTTGAGACCTGCAAGGCTATGGCAGAGAGGGATCCAGATTTTATTTATGACTATACAACAGATGAAAATGAGAAAGTCGAAAATATTGCATGGTCATATGGCAATTCTGTTCGGGCATTTACAGTATTTGGTGATGTGGTTTCTTTTGACACCACATATCGTTCTATCACTTATGGATTGCTCCTTGGAGTGTGGTTTGGTATTGATAGTCATGGAAAGGCAATTTTATTTGGATGTGTTCTACTACAAGATGAGAGTTCTCATTCATTATCTTGGGCTTTACAG ACATTTGTTCGATTTATGAGAGGAAGACATCCACAGACTATTCTAACCGATATAGATTCTGGGCTCAGAGATGCCATAGTAAGCGAGTTGCCAAATACTAAACATGTTATATGTATATGGCATGTTCTCTCCAAAATATCCAGTTGGTTTTCTTTGCCTCTTGGTTCAAAGTATGCAGATTTTAAAGCAGAGTTTGATATGTTGTGTCATCTGGAGAGCATAGAAGACTTTGAACATCAATGGAATCTTTTGGTGGCTCGTTTTGGACTTGTTTCAGATAAGCATGTAGCATTATTGTATTCATATAGAACATTCTGGCCATTTTCCTACATTAGAAGTTACTTTGTGGCTCGTATGGTGACTGCAGAGTTTTCACAATCTTTAGAgtcattttttaaaagaattttgggAACACAGACATGTCTGCAAGCATTTTTTGAGCAG GTTACTAATGCTGCAAACTTTGGAAATCAAACCAGAGAAAGCATGCAGTATTCACATATCAAAACATGCATGCCTATTGAAGAACATGCACGAACTGTTCTCACACCTTATGCGTTCCATGTTTTACAACATGAAATTGTACTGTCCATGCAATATGAAACaacagaaatggcaagtggatcGCATCTTGTGCGACATTACAAGAAAATGGATGGAGAGTATCTTGTGATTTGGATACCTGATGATGAACAAATTCATTGTTCCTGTAAGGAATTTGAACATTCTGGAATATTATGCAGGCATTCTCTTCGAGTGCTTTTAGTGAAGAACTACTTTCAACTCCCTGATAGATATTTTCTGCTTCGTTGGCGGCTAGAAAGTTCCTTAGTTCCTTTTGATGAACACAACTTGCAGGATAGCAGCGTTGATTATGCTCAAGCATTTCATGCATTAGCTTCAAATCTATTGACAGAGTCATTAATATCCAAGGAGCGATTTAGTTTTGTTCATAGAGAACTTTCGGGGATTCTTGAGCGTGTTAGAAGTATGCCAGTAACTGATGAATACGCTTTGAATTTGGCAGCTAACAATGTCAGTGAATCCTAG
- the LOC125421916 gene encoding uncharacterized protein LOC125421916, with product MYNFKHSNIQSPIQLSQSCKPKKAIKLLLSFSLFSIILSCSSLLLPFILHSYAFSMQFFRYSLNKNYMFLVCNGLLVFIVKSSGLIGNSSPGSTFNNDTHAMKIGKNIHQTELKLEQTKASTPCSEKEVVTPCSGKEVVMEVEEEEGRSETRQVVVVKGEEELSINQDEGENGLINTADDRNEERIESLTTEELNKKCEDFIRRMKEGIKFEAQQLVMV from the coding sequence ATGTATAACTTCAAGCATTCAAACATTCAATCACCAATTCAGCTCAGCCAATCCTGCAAACCCAAGAAAGCCATCAAACTTTTGCTCTCATTCTCTCTGTTCTCTATCATATTGTCCTGCTCTTCATTATTACTACCTTTCATCCTTCATTCTTATGCATTTTCCATGCAGTTTTTTAGGTACAGCTTAAATAAGAACTACATGTTCCTAGTCTGCAATGGACTACTTGTATTCATAGTCAAGAGCTCTGGTCTGATTGGGAATTCTTCACCAGGCTCTACTTTTAACAATGATACACATGCTATGAAGATTGGTAAGAATATTCACCAAACGGAGCTTAAGTTGGAGCAGACAAAAGCTTCAACACCATGTTCAGAGAAAGAGGTTGTAACACCATGTTCAGGGAAAGAGGTTGTAATggaagttgaagaagaagaaggaagatcAGAAACCAGGCAAGTGGTCGTAGTTAAAGGAGAAGAAGAGCTTTCCATTAATCAAGATGAAGGAGAAAATGGATTGATCAATACCGCAGATGATCGAAACGAAGAAAGGATCGAATCGCTGACTACAGAGGAGTTAAACAAGAAATGTGAAGATTTTATAAGAAGAATGAAAGAAGGAATCAAATTTGAAGCTCAACAGCTTGTCATGGTTTAA